The DNA window tgatttgTCGAGCATGTGTATCGAAAGGACCTCGAGACCGCAGCTTCATTCTTGATCGCGACTGCACAGACCCATCCCATGTAATGTATTTCCAAATCACCCTCCACCGAGCTTTGAGTTATCTTTAAACACTAGAAAACTGGCATAGCTTGCACATCCCATTTGACACTTTCCTTTGAAAAGTGTGACTTCCAATTAAAGTTGTATATTGTAACTGAGCGTTACTGCCAGCGAACACCTCAAATCAGCTGTATCACATTTGTGCTTTTTacagcaaatgtgtttttctcatctctccctGAGGTCAGTAGTAGAATTAGCAAAAAACACCTTTATGCTTTCAACTCTGCTGGAATACAAAAGCATCAAAGTGAACCAAACAAATAGGATTTATATTGATTTAGGCTGCAAGTCCTTTGAGAGGTTTGTTTTTGGTGGTGTAACCCTTTAACCTTTCTACCCATGATGCCACAGTCTCGGTGAGATCTCCTTTACAGACTAGACACCATAACTCTCGATGGGACTACGTCATTAAATAAAGGTTATATACTGTTAATATACACTTTATCAAAGGACTCACCGATGCTGTCCGCCCCCGCAGGTCATCACTGCCTCTGTGCGTGAGCTGCTGGGAATCACAGAGACCAGGTGGAGCCGCAGCATAGCCGACCCCCTTCGGGACAACATGGCCCTGTTCCTGGAGCAGAAGAGCCGCACAGGTAAACAAGCAGAGGCCCTCACCTACCAGCAGTCCTCAGATGGCACACGTCGGCAAGAGAAGGAGCCCGACGTGAATCACAACAGCAAAGGAGGGCAGTAAAAACCAAGACATGTCAGTGTCATTTCCTATCACCAACTGTCAGCTCCCGATGACTCGGATGATACACTCACTGTGGGTCACATGCAGGCCTTGACATTAACACTTCCCTCCCACCAGCAGAATGCGTGTATGCTGATGGTTACTGTGGTGCCagatatcttttctttttttcagttttcagtctCAAAATCACGTCTGTAATGAATGTCTGGAAATATACCGACTGCCGGTGGGACCTCACGAAGCGAGCAGAACAACAAAGACGTTGTCACACATCTATCAgggacacacagcacacaccCATGCAGTATGATAAAGAGACTTCTTGTTCTGCATACCTATGAATGCTCAAACCATTAGGCTATTCCTATTGATCTTCAGTGGATGTGTTGCAACTGGATGGAGCTATTGATCTGCAGTGTACGAATCCTCTGGGTAATTCCCTGGATGACAACCAACACCTATTTTCAATGTGCCAGGAGGCAACAAGAGCAGTCAGTACAGGTCATTTTTCTTGGGAATATAATTTTTGGAGAAACAACACAGACTCTGCAAGGCCAATAAGAATGCTGCAACACTACTGTAATAGAGATATGCACGTACAGACATCTTTGCCAACTTTTCACAAAAAGGCCATAGCATCATTGCATCAGATAGCGACAGATTGAGTGCCAAGCAGACCCATAGGGAGCCAGGGCTTATGGTTTCAGCCAAGTCAACACTTTCTTGCCAATAATCTATGTAATACGTGAAGGGATATCCAGCTATAGGCTTCTGTGTTTGGCTCCCCAGACTACATGTACAAGATCCTATCTCAAAGAGTGGGTAAAAATGTTGATTATAACAACCTGATCATGAATAGTGCAAACTGTTAAAGAGTCACAGAGTAAAAGTACCTTAGACTGTGAATTCATAAGgaaactacttttaaatatcacgTTTCTTGTGAACACCTTCAGTGAATAAATCGGCTTCTTgtgaagaaacaaaacattttccctCCTTTCGTTTGCtatgaattacattttaattacagTACTTCCTCCTTTAACTTTGACTCTTTGCAAATTGCACTGTttctcatttgtgttttctgggtttctttgaatgttttgtttattgtctgcctactaattccacaaaatgtttctgtctgtctgtatgttgaACGCATATCTTGCTACgattcatcttatcggcttcacacttggcatgtgtattgtcaATTGCCCGAAGAAAGGCAGTGTAGAATTTGGTGTGACACTTGATGCATTCAATAAAAATTTGCCCTCAGTCTGTGGACCGAGTTGAAAATATCTTCTTCTATGTCCTCAGTTAAACTACAGCCGTGGTCGACAATTGGGTCAAACAACAGGTCACAATCGCTGCCAGAACATTTACATAatcagattatttttatttcagcataTCAGAATGACACATACATTCACGGGTGTTGCAGGCGCTGATCTCCTTCAAGCaatttattttcaaagtaaaagcacacaattcattttgttgctgcaatgctttatattgagctgaattacagagctttttttgaaaagttatgaAATTGGGAGTGGGAATTGTGTCTTTACAGACATGTAATGAAATTTGACCagttaagtaaatcattcaaacttgtAAATGAACCACACATTTGAACAGTGATAAAGCAAATTCAGGTCGATTTTATGAAaccattgactataaaatcttcattactgataaaccaggtaggatgaacacaaagttatCTGTACCTTCACtttgcaccatagactgtttagaATGAGCATGGCACTAGCTTCACAAATTTGACTCtttcttatttgtgttttgtttgcatCTTAGAATCTTAGAATATCACTATATCCCCGAGTTAAAATAAAGGTTGAATTTAAACAAATAGTCTTATTCAGGTCCATATAAGTTAGTGCCTGGCTCCTGCATGTCTAAATCTAATGAGCATGAACATGAGcatcttattttaatatttcgtACTTGGAGAACATTATAGGCCCATTGCGTTTTCGTGCAGGAGGGTTGAAGCTTACATGAATAAATTATGATGCCTGCCTGTGAGATAGGCGGAGAGGCACTGCTGCATCTGTCTGCGCACACAAATGGTCTCTGTGCAGCTCGGAGCGCCCCGATTACCATTCCGGGCACAGCAGCCCCCTGGTCAGGAATGGAGCCGGGTATAGGTGCTTGACAGCCAGTCAGTCCGGggtgcaggagcagcagcagcgggagaaggaggaggaggggggggggtgagataCGGGCTGTATTGTGGCAGCAACCTTTCCGTCAATCTGGATTATCTCGCTCTGAGCCCCCCGTGCGTCGCCGGCGAAAGCGACAGGAACATCTGGCCGCATCCAGCTGCATGAACGCGGGCGGCCGCTGTAGATATTAGAGCAGCCGCCGTCGCCACATAAggcgttttctctctctctggaggtgCGGATGCGCAGTGGAGGCGATCCCCAGCACAGCTGCAGGCAGACTCCGAGCCGCACCGGGACCCTGCACGCTGCGTTTTCCCATCTTTCCTCTTCCCAGCGAAGGAGGAAAAAATCTGAGCTGCACTCctccgatttttttttttgagggcagcaacacagaggagagggCTCGTCCTTCTACGTGGAGGCTCATGGATTTCTTGAAGGGCATCGCTGGTTACGCAGGCCCCCATCACATGTTGTAGGAGCCCAGACGCGTGTTTTCGGGACACCTGAATTATCTCccaagaaaagaagaagagaccccatcttttcttttttttttctttctaaggCAAGACAGTATCAGTATGCTCTCAGCTCCTCTGGGAGGAAAGCAGCTCAAACCCAacaccctcctccacctcctccaccacctcctcctctgacttGACTTGATGTTCCATCTGCAAGGTAAGTTCAATATTTCAGGATGCCATTGGTGTGAATCGCAGCAACT is part of the Limanda limanda chromosome 18, fLimLim1.1, whole genome shotgun sequence genome and encodes:
- the LOC133024899 gene encoding sterile alpha motif domain-containing protein 15-like, whose translation is MATSLQATWTAMEWSCDEVARWIESIGFPQYKACFTDNFINGRKLIYVNCTYLPRLGITDFKDMQVITASVRELLGITETRWSRSIADPLRDNMALFLEQKSRTGKQAEALTYQQSSDGTRRQEKEPDVNHNSKGGQ